In a genomic window of Rhopalosiphum maidis isolate BTI-1 chromosome 4, ASM367621v3, whole genome shotgun sequence:
- the LOC113558663 gene encoding pyroglutamyl-peptidase 1: protein MNPKTVVVTGFGLFRDYKVNASWEVARVLPETGITDELNINLVTANIPVSYKDVDQIVPALWVQHEPALMVHLGVSHLAKTLTVELVANGHGYCSVDIYGNGPDDKCLVNNVIETGLKMECTDELDICTSRDAGRYLCEYIYFKSLCINKNQTIFIHVPQLDQDNTAHKLAEKLKCVIKKLLEQITE from the exons atgaatccAAAAACGGTAGTTGTCACTGGTTTTGGACTTTTTCGAGACTATAAAGTAAATGCAAGTTGGGAGGTTGCTCGAGTATTACCTGAAACTGGCATCACtgatgaattaaatataaatttggtcACAGCCAATATTCCCGTGTCTTACAAAGATGTTGATCAGATTGTGCCGGCACTCTGGGTCCAACATGAACCTGCT CTAATGGTTCATTTGGGTGTATCACACTTGGCTAAAACATTGACTGTTGAGTTAGTTGCTAATGGGCATGGTTATTGTAGCGTGGATATATACGGAAATGGTCCGGATGATAAGTGTTTGGTTAATAATGTAATCGAAACGGGCTTGAAAATGGAATGTACTGATGAATTAGATATATGCACATCTCGAGATGCTGGAAG gtatttgtgcgaatacatttattttaaatctctatgtattaataaaaatcaaactatatttattcatgtacCACAATTGGATCAAGATAACACAGCTCATAAACTAGCAGAAAAACttaaatgtgttattaaaaaattactagaACAGATTACAGaatga
- the LOC113556733 gene encoding ubiquitin carboxyl-terminal hydrolase 2, with amino-acid sequence MYASSSADKYGTGRTATAKSYHHHHLHHLHHHHVGTSSSSSSSSSSYALSSELSADRRSRAYSSAPRQVTPVRSTASSRLTDINGNIRSLSLSKSLSPASSLGSARGEIGGKTTLLQLGNDNKRYDATKKRLDAFYNSRSPSSLLNKSYNYKSGNLSYFEKYNKQQNQQDSPPPNEPLQQSKYVNMNRTNYGGITDNGAVHPESSSSSAYRSVADSKKGVVGIRNIGNTCYMNSVLQCLSNTKRLTDSVLDDVDGADGKLIRVYRDLLSRIWTAADSHPVDTTAFKSAFQRLSPRFAGYEQQDAQEFLRLLLDRLHMDVNRVKVKPRAMPDVDETLKDNALAVEFWQRYLVTDNSTVVDLFAGQLKSTLECSTCGHKSITFEVFWDVSLPLPSSGSANIVSINDLLHNFTQEEVLDFRERPRCSVCKVDRKMFKSYRFQRLPRYLVLHLKRFQGTQSYKKITSLVAFPSVSLDMSPYVSGTARSIQPHGCKYNLYAVSNHTGTPIAGHYTAMCKHPVTGDWNFFNDSSVSRITSSAKLISNEAYILFYEAANY; translated from the exons ATGTACGCGTCATCGTCGGCCGACAAGTACGGCACCGGCAGGACCGCGACCGCCAAGTCGTACCATCACCATCACCTCCATCACCTACATCACCACCACGTCGGCACGTCGTCGTCTTCGTCgtcttcgtcgtcgtcgtacgCGTTGTCGTCCGAGCTGAGCGCCGACCGGCGGTCCAGGGCTTACAGCAGCGCGCCGAGACAGGTGACGCCGGTCCGGTCGACCGCGTCGTCCAGGTTGACGGACATCAACGGTAATATCCGATCGCTGAGCTTGAGCAAGAGCCTGTCGCCGGCGTCGTCATTAGGTTCTGCCCGAGGGGAAATCGGCGGAAAGACCACACTGCTGCAGCTAGGCAACGACAATAAACGGTATGACGCAACGAAAAAACGTTTGGACGCGTTCTACAACAGCAGATCGCCGTCGTCGTTGTTGAACAAATCGTACAATTACAAGTCCGGCAACTTGTCGTACTTCGAAAAGTACAACAAACAGCAGAACCAGCAAGACTCCCCTCCGCCCAACGAACCGCTACAGCAATCCAAATATGTCAACATGAACAGGACAAACTACGGCGGCATCACTGACAACGGAGCGGTGCATCCggagtcgtcgtcgtcatccgCGTACAGGTCGGTGGCCGATTCGAAAAAGGGGGTGGTCGGCATCCGGAACATAGGGAACACGTGTTACATGAACTCGGTGCTACAGTGCCTGAGCAACACCAAGAGGCTGACGGACAGCGTACTGGACGACGTGGACGGAGCCGACGGCAAGCTGATCCGGGTGTACCGAGACCTCCTGTCTCGGATCTGGACCGCCGCCGACAGCCATCCGGTGGACACCACCGCGTTCAAGTCGGCGTTCCAGCGGCTGTCCCCGCGGTTTGCCGGCTACGAGCAGCAGGACGCCCAGGAGTTCCTGCGGCTGTTGCTCGACCGACTGCACATGGACGTCAACAGGGTGAAGGTCAAGCCCCGCGCCATGCCGGACGTGGACGAAACGCTCAAGGACAACGCGCTGGCCGTCGAGTTCTGGCAGAGGTACCTAGTCACGGACAACAGTACCGTGGTCGACCTGTTCGCTGGACAGCTCAAGTCCACGCTCGAGTGTTCTACGTGTGGCCACAAGAGTATCACATTCGAG GTGTTTTGGGACGTGTCGTTGCCACTGCCGTCCAGCGGCTCGGCTAACATAGTGTCCATCAACGACCTGCTGCACAACTTCACGCAGGAAGAGGTGTTGGACTTCCGCGAACGGCCCCGGTGCAGCGTGTGCAAGGTGGACAGGAAGATGTTCAAGTCGTACCGGTTCCAACGGTTGCCCAGGTACCTGGTGCTACACCTCAAGCGTTTCCAGGGAACGCAATCGTACAAGAAGATCACGTCGCTGGTGGCGTTCCCGTCCGTGTCACTGGACATGAGCCCGTACGTGTCCGGCACGGCCCGGAGCATACAGCCGCACGGCTGCAAGTACAACCTGTACGCGGTGTCCAACCACACGGGCACGCCGATCGCTGGACACTACACAGCCATGTGCAAGCACCCGGTCACCGGTGACTGGAACTTCTTCAACGACAGTTCCGTCTCCCGGATTACGTCGTCCGCGAAACTCATAAGCAACGAGGCGTATATACTGTTTTACGAGGCCgcgaattattaa
- the LOC113556960 gene encoding integrator complex subunit 14 → MATVIAIDLSVSMLRDIKIKDTKESFTLLQLATHGVNVLLDYLAIHSKLEFVAVVTFSSTCDVLCSFTRDYDLIKAKITQLEFRTNTCYPPVIQTINCLVHSEWSNSVTCQVIMITDGNCYEGLRKPDMTPFLFPGKLIVVPLDQVSSLYKNNYDSNKLPNGLGYITSPELPLTPLSVAKVFEKIAKETYVPYSAVLRCGNLKSDVHLIPPPMSYTKAADFEIMTCCISSELNIIGFLESSKVECPATLSRHLILPQRILDESTETNEASAKTPSFCVLLHGALKVENMTAVCQLSSNWYGLLVSWADNKKKSNLMLIILEPGTNAIPWLGDIRNLTLSPTELCKSDVDETQPIKTPDKRSYNQSQLVWIKEAGLQADIQKILRQARKMPDKIPSFYKELNRIRKAAIAYSFNDLLTSIADLLDIECSNLPNGTHPDCALQLSHAAMELRKPLAMDPKLTIAPMITKYAQHDLM, encoded by the exons ATGGCCACTGTCATAGCCATCGATCTGTCTGTATCCATGCTCAgggatattaaaatcaaagatACCAAAGAGTCCTTTACGTTGCTACAGTTGGCCACACACGGTGTCAATGTTTTACTGGACTATTTAGCCATACACTCCAAACTAGAGTTTGTTGCTGTT GTTACATTTTCTTCCACTTGTGATGTTTTGTGTTCATTTACTCGTGATTATGACTTAATTAAAGCAAAAATCACTCAATTAGAGTTTAGGACCAACACATGTTATCCACCTGTAATACAGactattaattgtttagtCCATAGTGAATGGTCTAACTCTGTAACCTGTCAA gttatTATGATTACTGATGGTAACTGTTATGAAGGTCTCCGGAAACCAGATATGACTCCATTTCTATTTCCtggaaaattaatagttgttcCCCTGGATCAAGTGTCATcactttacaaaaataattatgactcAAACAAACTTCCAAATGGTCTTGGTTATATAACTTCACCTGAATTACCTTTAACTCCATTGTCTGTTGctaaagtttttgaaaaaattgctAAAGAAACATATGTACCTTACAGTGCCGTATTACGATGTGGGAATTTAAAGTCAGATGTTCATTTGATTCCCCCTCctatg TCTTACACAAAAGCTGcggattttgaaataatgacttGTTGTATTTCAAgtgaactaaatataattggaTTTTTAGAGTCCTCAAAAGTAGAATGTCCAGCAACTCTATCCCGTCATCTTATTTTACCTCAACGAATTTTAGATGAATCCACAGAGACTAATGAAGCATCTGCAAAAACTCCCTCATTCTGTGTGTTATTACATGGtgctttaaaa GTAGAAAATATGACAGCTGTTTGTCAGTTAAGCTCTAATTGGTATGGATTATTAGTTAGTTGGgcagacaataaaaaaaaatcaaatttaatgttaattattcttGAACCTGGTACAAATGCTATCCCTTGGTTAGGCGATATACGAAATCTTACATTATCACCTACAGAATTATGTAAATCAG ATGTTGATGAAACACAACCAATTAAAACTCCTGATAAACGTAGTTACAACCAATCTCAGTTGGTGTGGATTAAAGAAGCTGGTCTTCAAGCAGATATTCAGAAAATTTTAAGACAAGCAAGAAAAATGCCAGATAAAATTCCAAGTTTTTataag gaATTAAATCGAATTCGAAAAGCTGCAATCGCTTACAGCTTCAATGACTTATTAACCAGTATTGCTGACTTATTGGATATAGAATGCAGCAATTTACCAAATGGTACTCATCCAGATTGTGCATTACAATTATCCCATGCTGCTATGGAATTGCGAAAACCTCTTGCTATGGATCCCAAACTCACAATTGCTCCtatgataacaaaatatgcTCAACATGACCTTatgtaa